CAACACTTCATAGAAGACGGCGTGCTTATACCAGGTTCGATCGGCGGGCAGCGCAACAGCGTCGGCGAAGTCGTCTGCGCTGGGATGCTCGACAACCCCCGCTTGGACGTGGCTGCCCTCGGCAGGATCGTGGTCGACGGTGTTTTCGAGGTCGCGGGTCAAGTTCACTAGTCTACCGGTATCCGAAATACAGCCCCATAACCTTCTGCGGCGCAAAAGGATTGAGCGTTGCCGTCGAATATCCCGCGCCGACAATCAGCCGGGAGGACCGGGCGCCAAGGTCACATTCACGCTACGGACAGCGCCCGGACCGCTTAGCAGACCCAGCACGACGGTGTCGCCGGGGTGCCGCTGATCGAGGATGTTCGTCAGTGCGGTGGCCGAGTTGACCGGCTGGTTATCGATCGACACGATCCGATCGCCCGGGCTCACTCCGGCGGCCGCTGCAGGAGCATCAGGAATCACCCGCTGCACCAAAGCGCCGGCGCTATTGCGGGCGTCGCTGACACCGATGCCGAGGAAGCCGGTGGGACCGATGTGCACGGTGGGCGATGCCGCACCGGACCGGATTTGTCCGGCGATCGCCATGGCCTGGTTGATCGGTATCGCGAACCCTTCACCGCGCCCAAGCTTGTAGTTGTCGGAGGCGGCGGTGTTCATACCGATCACCTGGTTCGTGCTATTGACCGTCGGGCCGCCCGAGTCACCGGGACGTATTGCCGCGTCGACCTGGATCAGACCGTGCAGCGTCTCCGAGCTGCCGGTCAGGGCGTCTGCGGCCGAGACGGTTTGGTTCAGCGCGATGACGCGACCCGGCACCGCGCTGGGCGCCCCGCCGACACCACCGGCATTACCCAGCGCAACGATCGGGTCGCCCACCGCGACGGTGGACGAGTCACCGATATTGGCGGTGGGCAGCCCGCTTGCGCCGGCGAGCTGCAGCACGGCCACATCATGGCTGCGGTCGTAGCCGATCACCTCGACGGGGTAGGTCTGACCGTTGCCGATGTCCCTGGCGCGGATATCGGTCGCTCCGGCGATGACGTGGTTGTTGGTCAGCACCACGCCGCCGGGATCGATGACGATGCCGGTCCCGGCGCCCACCGCGCTCTGGTAGCCCATCTTGGTGTCGATGTCGACGATCTCCGGACCCACCTGAGCGACAGCCGACAACGGGTCGAGCGGTGCGGGCGCTTCACTGAACCGGTCAACGGTCGGCGACGCGTTGGCCGGCGCCGTGGCAAAAGCTAGGCCGACCGCAGCCGTCAGACTCAGTAAGCACGGCAAACACCGTGATATGCGGCGGTGCGATCCGCTCATCCCGTCACCTCCCGATAGGCTTAAGACTGAAAGATTGTCGCAACCATTGTGCCTGACAGTATCTTCTCAGCCTCTTCACCGTAGTGTGCCTCCTCCTGGTGAGGTCCGCATCCTGCGGTGGCGTGCCGCGCGAGCACCGCATCGGGAGTAGCCACGCCGTGTACTCGGCAAACGACGTTGCGCTTTCACGACCCAGGCACGATCGGCGCGCTCAGGTGGCGGCTCAGGTCGCCGACCAGGTCGACGAGGGTGTAGTCGCGAAAACAGAACCTCCACGCGCCGTCGACGCGTTCGAACCCGTCGTGGTAGCGGCCGACGACAATCGGCTGCAGTGGAAAGTCGTCGATCTGCTGCAGCACCGTGTAGTAGCTGCGACAACTCGCGGTGCCGGCGTCCTCGTCGATCTCGATGATCGGGTTGGTGACCACGTGTTTGGTGCGTGGTGTCCCGTCGGGATAGAGGACAACCGCGGCCCTCCAGAACCTGAGCATGGTGGCCGCGTCAACAGTGCCCCCGTCGCCGCTGCCGACCCGCAACCGGGCGTGCTCGAAAAGGGACGCGGCCCCGTCAAGGTCTCCGGCGTCCATGCATTCGGCGTAGCGGTACAGCAGGTTGATGATCTGGGTCTCGGCCGACATGCCGTCAACCTAAGCTGGCGCGGTGGTCGAATTCGACCCCAAGACCCGGTTCGCGCAGGCACCGGTAGCACGGCTGGCGACAGTGACGCCGGGCGGCATGCCGCATGTGGTGCCGGTGGTGTTCGCGCTTCGCGATGACGTGGTCTACACCGCTGTTGACGCCAAACCGAAGACCACGCAGCGCCTGCAGCGGCTGGCCAATATCGAGTGCAATCCACAAGTGAGCCTGCTCGTCGACGAGTACCGCGACGACTGGTCGCAGCTGTGGTGGGTCCGTGCCGACGGGACCGCCGCAATTTACCGCGAGGGCGACGTCGTGCACACCGGATACCGCTTGCTGCGCGCCAAATACCCTCAATACCAATTTGTTTCGTTGGACGGCCCAGTGATCACTGTCGCGGTGCAGCACTGGTCTAGCTGGCAGGCCGGGCGGAAGCCTCGGCTTTAGCCCAGGACCGTCGCGGGCTGGGTGACCTCGCGGCTAGTCGGTGGGCAGCGCCCGCTCCGGCGTCAGCCGTTCGAGGAACCGGAGCAACTCCACCGGGAACGGCAGGACCAACGTGGAGTTCTTCTCGGCGGCCACTTCGACCACCGTTTCGAGCAGCCGCAACTCCAGCGCGGCCGGGTGCTCGGCCATCACCTGCGCGGCTTGGGCCAGTTTCCGGGAGGCCTGCAACTCGCCGTCGGCGGTGATCACCCGGGCTCGGCGCTCGCGTTCGGCCTCGGCCTGCCGCGACATCGACCTCTTCATCGAATCCGGCAGCACCACATCTTTGATCTCGACGCGGTCGATATGGATCCCCCAGCCCAGCGCCGGGCTGTCGATCATCAGCTCCAAGCCTTGGTTGAGACCCTCGCGGTTGCACAGCAGGTCATCGAGGTTGCTCTTGCCGATGATCGAGCGCAGCGACGTCTGGGCGACCTGCCCGATCGCTGA
This Mycobacterium xenopi DNA region includes the following protein-coding sequences:
- a CDS encoding S1C family serine protease, coding for MSGSHRRISRCLPCLLSLTAAVGLAFATAPANASPTVDRFSEAPAPLDPLSAVAQVGPEIVDIDTKMGYQSAVGAGTGIVIDPGGVVLTNNHVIAGATDIRARDIGNGQTYPVEVIGYDRSHDVAVLQLAGASGLPTANIGDSSTVAVGDPIVALGNAGGVGGAPSAVPGRVIALNQTVSAADALTGSSETLHGLIQVDAAIRPGDSGGPTVNSTNQVIGMNTAASDNYKLGRGEGFAIPINQAMAIAGQIRSGAASPTVHIGPTGFLGIGVSDARNSAGALVQRVIPDAPAAAAGVSPGDRIVSIDNQPVNSATALTNILDQRHPGDTVVLGLLSGPGAVRSVNVTLAPGPPG
- a CDS encoding nuclear transport factor 2 family protein, with the translated sequence MSAETQIINLLYRYAECMDAGDLDGAASLFEHARLRVGSGDGGTVDAATMLRFWRAAVVLYPDGTPRTKHVVTNPIIEIDEDAGTASCRSYYTVLQQIDDFPLQPIVVGRYHDGFERVDGAWRFCFRDYTLVDLVGDLSRHLSAPIVPGS
- a CDS encoding TIGR03668 family PPOX class F420-dependent oxidoreductase, with amino-acid sequence MVEFDPKTRFAQAPVARLATVTPGGMPHVVPVVFALRDDVVYTAVDAKPKTTQRLQRLANIECNPQVSLLVDEYRDDWSQLWWVRADGTAAIYREGDVVHTGYRLLRAKYPQYQFVSLDGPVITVAVQHWSSWQAGRKPRL
- a CDS encoding SPFH domain-containing protein; translated protein: MVIALDVLAVAGVLGALWLATSVRVIKQFERGVVFRFGRVQPRVRQPGLTWLLPLADRLQKVNMQIITMPVPAQDGITRDNVTVRVDAVIYFKVSDPVRAAVDVQDYMSAIGQVAQTSLRSIIGKSNLDDLLCNREGLNQGLELMIDSPALGWGIHIDRVEIKDVVLPDSMKRSMSRQAEAERERRARVITADGELQASRKLAQAAQVMAEHPAALELRLLETVVEVAAEKNSTLVLPFPVELLRFLERLTPERALPTD